The region AACTCTTCTGTTTTTAATTTTTCAAATACCAATTCGGAACCATCCAAATCTTGTTTTAAGAGCTCCATTTTATTGATACTAAAATTTTCATAGGTTTTGTAATAATAGATGCATTTGTCAAGATTCATGCAGGAACTGTATATTGTATATTCGTACAGTTCAGGGTCGCGAATGAATGTGCATCCTTTTGGCTGCTCTACGGAACCTAGAATATGGTAGAACTGGTTTACAGCACTTACCTCATCGTCTTTAGCGACTGAATTGCTACGTACAAACACTCCTTTTACGAATCTGGACATTGAAGAGTAATCTCCAGGCAATCCTAAACCACCCATTCCTCTGCTGTAGAGGAAACTTTTGAAGTCCTTGTCGAAAATGTTTTCTGGCTGTTTGTTTGAGATTTTCAAGTAGTTGTTAAGGTTGAATGTTTGCAATTCAAATCCTGGAGCGTTTGTTAGGATACCTACATCGTTATCGAATACTTCAACGCCGTTTTCGGTTGCTTCCACAACGATTGCTTTTCCTGTCTTATCTGCAAGCATCCAGTGCATTGCTGAAGCAGGCAATTTTGGGTTGATGCTTTCGTTGGTGATGTTGACTTCCTCCATGAGCTTTTTAGCTTCAGCCAAGGTATCACAGCTTCCTAAAACATATGGTATGAACTCAAACTGTGCAAGGTTGGTTTTGCCGTCAATGATTTCGTCGTTGTATACTGCATAGTTTTCAAAGTTCAACCCAGCCATTCCTAAACCTTTTTCGTTTACTGCATCGTAGAACAATGGATATTGTTTCAATACTCCAGCTGCAATGCCTGTAATTGCATTATGGGTTTCCAAATCATCCATATGATTGAATTTCAAAACGTAGTTTCTAGGAACAACTGCAATCTCTTCGTCATATGATATTTCATAGTCAAAGTTACGGCCAAAATAATGGCATTTTGAATTATAATTTGCTGCTGTGCACATATTTATTACCTCAAATTTAAATTAACATATAAAGTATTTAAATGTTGCTACAGACAAAGATAGAAGTATGAATTTGGCTAGAGCAAAACTGATTCCTTTGCCTATCTGTGGAATCATATTGTCGTTTTTCGGACTTGGAATGTTCTTTAAGGACATTACACCATTGGGCTTTGGGATTTTTACATCTGTCGGATTGCTTTTGATTGCGATGCTGTTTTTGAAAGTTTTCCTATTTAGAAAGGAAACGTTGAAGGATCTTGAAAGCCCGATAATTCTTGGAACTTCAGGCACCCTTCCGATGGCCGTGATGATGCTTGCTGTGTTTTTAAAGGACTTTTCATTTGAGCTGGGACTTGCGGTCTGGTTTCTGGCGTTTCTGGTTCATGTTGTTCTAATCGCATATTTCACAAAGGAGCACATACTGAACTTTGAAATGGAGCTAGTCTATACAAACTACTTTGTGGTTTTTATCGGAATTGGTATGGGGGCGATTACAGGTGCCGGATTCAATCTTGATGTGCTGGTTGACGGAATATTCATTTTCAGCTTTGTTTC is a window of Methanobrevibacter sp. DNA encoding:
- the bsh gene encoding choloylglycine hydrolase — translated: MCTAANYNSKCHYFGRNFDYEISYDEEIAVVPRNYVLKFNHMDDLETHNAITGIAAGVLKQYPLFYDAVNEKGLGMAGLNFENYAVYNDEIIDGKTNLAQFEFIPYVLGSCDTLAEAKKLMEEVNITNESINPKLPASAMHWMLADKTGKAIVVEATENGVEVFDNDVGILTNAPGFELQTFNLNNYLKISNKQPENIFDKDFKSFLYSRGMGGLGLPGDYSSMSRFVKGVFVRSNSVAKDDEVSAVNQFYHILGSVEQPKGCTFIRDPELYEYTIYSSCMNLDKCIYYYKTYENFSINKMELLKQDLDGSELVFEKLKTEEL